From one Pristis pectinata isolate sPriPec2 chromosome 12, sPriPec2.1.pri, whole genome shotgun sequence genomic stretch:
- the LOC127576553 gene encoding zinc finger protein OZF-like isoform X2: MHQRVHTVERPFICSVCGKGLADSAQLLIHQRIHTAEKPFSCSVCGKGFAHSTKLKRHQRIHTGERPFTCSECGKRFTQSSSLLTHQRVHTGEKPFTCTECGMGFSRSSILVAHQRVHTGERPFTCSDCGMGFSWAKNLLTHQRIHTGERPFTCSDCGMGFSRSSNLLKHQRVHTGERPFTCSECGKGFTQSSHLLTHQRVHTGERPFTCSECGKGFTESSSLLTHQRVHTGERPFTCSECGKGFTVSSYLLKHQRVHTGVRPFTCSECGKGFIEFSNLLTHQREHTGERPFICSKCGNGFTCSSHLRRHQRVHTREQQFACSLCGKGCSRFSSLLRHQRDHSGERPFTCSECGKGFSYQSRLEMHRRSHKGERPFTCSECGMGFTRSSSLLVHQRVHTGERPFACSVCGMGFTRSSSLLVHQRVHTGERPFACSVCGKGFTCSSYLHAHQRKHTGEQPFTCSECGRGFTCSSGLLVHQRVHTGERPFACSVCGRSFISSSHLLTHQRIHTEERPFTCSVCGKGFIHSSSLLTHQRDHTGEKPFIYSVCGKGFGSSSSLWIHRRIHK; this comes from the exons atgcaccagcgagttcacactgttGAGAGACCGTTCATCTGCTCAGTTTGTGGAAAAGGACTGGCTGATTCTGCTCAACTGCTGATCCACCAGCGAATACACACAGCGGAGAAACCATTCAGCTGCTCTGTGTGCGGGAAGGGATTTGCTCACTCAACTAAACTGAAGAGACACCAACggattcacaccggggagagaccttttacctgctccgagtgcgggaagagATTCACACAGTCGTCCTccctgctgacacaccagcgagttcacacggGGGAGAAGCCGTTCACCTGCACTGAGTGTGGTATGGGATTCAGTAGGTCATCCATCTTGGtggcacaccagcgagttcacaccggagagaggccgttcacctgctctgattGCGGTATGGGATTCAGTTGGGCAAAGAacctgctgacacaccagcgaattcacactggggagaggccgttcacctgctccgattGCGGTATGGGATTCAGTCGCTCATCCAACCTGCTGAAGCACCAGCGGgtccacactggggagaggccgttcacctgctcggagtgcgggaagggattcacccaGTCATCCCACCTGCTcacgcaccagcgagttcacaccggggagaggccgttcacctgctccgagtgcgggaagggattcactgagTCATCCAGTCTGCTCACccaccagcgggtccacaccggggagaggccgttcacctgctccgagtgcgggaagggattcactgttTCTTCTTACCTGCTCAAAcaccagcgggtccacaccggAGTGAGACCGTTCACCTGCTCggaatgtgggaagggattcattgAGTTTTCCAA CCTTCTGACACACCAGCGGGagcacaccggggagaggcccttCATCTGCTCCAAGTGTGGGAATGGATTCACTTGTTCGTCCCACCTTCGTAGGCATCAGCGGGTTCACACCAGGGAGCAACAATTCGCCTGCTCCTTGTGCGGGAAAGGATGCAGTCGCTTCTCCAGCCTTCTCAGGCACCAGCGAGACCAcagcggggagaggccgttcacctgctccgagtgcgggaaggggttcagtTACCAGTCCCGGTTGGAGATGCACCGGCGCAGTCACAagggggagaggccgttcacctgctccgagtgcgggatgGGGTTCACGCGGTCATCCAGCCTCCTGGttcaccagcgggttcacaccggtGAGAGGCCGTTCGCCTGCTCCGTGTGCGGGATGGGGTTCACGCGGTCATCCAGCCTCCTGGttcaccagcgggttcacaccggtGAGAGGCCGTTCGCCTGCTCCGtgtgcgggaaggggttcactTGTTCATCCTACCTCCATGCCCATCAGCGGAAGCACACCGGGGAGCAGcccttcacctgctccgagtgcgggaggGGATTCACCTGCTCCTCCGGGCTCCTCGTACACCAGAGGGtgcacaccggggagaggccattcgCCTGCTCCGTCTGCGGGAGGTCGTTCATCAGTTCCTCCCACCTCCTCACGCACCAGCGGATCCACACCGAGGAGAGGCCCTTCACCTGCTCCGTGTGTGGGAAGGGGTTCATTCACTCGTCCAGCCTCCTCACACACCAGCGGgatcacaccggggagaagccgttcATCTATTCTGTGTGCGGGAAGGGGTTTGGGAGTTCGTCCAGTCTATGGATTCACCGACGGATTCACAAGTGA
- the LOC127576553 gene encoding zinc finger protein 229-like isoform X1, with translation MRGNLRRLKAFLSKHFSRQLPWRTPLPRRLCAWKELYHCGRISCGTPDVTPEAWKMRLRHRGLQAGGRASAMEDRQTGNWNQRGAPDPPGSLSPPVPGRRLPSDGGAEGPVHAGEKRFTCSECGRGFRRAAGLSRHRCGHGGDKPWKCGDCGKGFSYPSRLEMHRRSHTGERPFTCSVCGSGFIYSSHLIKHQRVHTTEKQFTCSLCGGGFADRSSLLTHQREHTGERPFICSKCGNGFTCSSHLRRHQRVHTREQQFACSLCGKGCSRFSSLLRHQRDHSGERPFTCSECGKGFSYQSRLEMHRRSHKGERPFTCSECGMGFTRSSSLLVHQRVHTGERPFACSVCGMGFTRSSSLLVHQRVHTGERPFACSVCGKGFTCSSYLHAHQRKHTGEQPFTCSECGRGFTCSSGLLVHQRVHTGERPFACSVCGRSFISSSHLLTHQRIHTEERPFTCSVCGKGFIHSSSLLTHQRDHTGEKPFIYSVCGKGFGSSSSLWIHRRIHK, from the exons ATGAGGGGGAACTTGAGGCGCTTGAAAGCCTTCCTTTCGAAGCATTTTTCACGGCAGCTTCCATGGCGGACTCCTCTACCCAGAAGACTCTGCGCCTGGAAAGAGCTCTATCATTGTGGACGGATCAGCTGCGGGACACCGGACGTGACGCCCGAAGCCTGGAAGATGCGCCTTCGACACAGGGGCCTCCAGGCCGGCGGCAG GGCATCGGCCATGGAGGATCGGCAGACCGGTAACTGGAACCAAAGAGGAGCTCCTGACCCGCCAGGGTCGCTCAGTCCGCCGGTCCCTGGACGCCGCCTGCCTTCGGACGGGGGGGCAGAAGGCCCCGTGCACGCCGGGGAGAAACGGTTCACCTGTTCCGAGTGTGGGCGGGGCTTCAGGCGAGCAGCGGGACTGTCGAGGCACCGGTGCGGTCACGGCGGGGACAAACCGTGGAAATGCGGGGACTGCGGGAAGGGGTTCAGTTACCCGTCCCGGTTGGAGATGCACCGGCGCAGCCACAcgggggagaggccgttcacctgctcggTGTGTGGCAGTGGATTCATTTATTCATCCCACCTTATCAAGCACCAGCGGGTACACACCACGGAGAAGCAGTTCACTTGCTCCTTGTGTGGGGGAGGATTTGCCGATCGCTCCAGCCTTCTGACACACCAGCGGGagcacaccggggagaggcccttCATCTGCTCCAAGTGTGGGAATGGATTCACTTGTTCGTCCCACCTTCGTAGGCATCAGCGGGTTCACACCAGGGAGCAACAATTCGCCTGCTCCTTGTGCGGGAAAGGATGCAGTCGCTTCTCCAGCCTTCTCAGGCACCAGCGAGACCAcagcggggagaggccgttcacctgctccgagtgcgggaaggggttcagtTACCAGTCCCGGTTGGAGATGCACCGGCGCAGTCACAagggggagaggccgttcacctgctccgagtgcgggatgGGGTTCACGCGGTCATCCAGCCTCCTGGttcaccagcgggttcacaccggtGAGAGGCCGTTCGCCTGCTCCGTGTGCGGGATGGGGTTCACGCGGTCATCCAGCCTCCTGGttcaccagcgggttcacaccggtGAGAGGCCGTTCGCCTGCTCCGtgtgcgggaaggggttcactTGTTCATCCTACCTCCATGCCCATCAGCGGAAGCACACCGGGGAGCAGcccttcacctgctccgagtgcgggaggGGATTCACCTGCTCCTCCGGGCTCCTCGTACACCAGAGGGtgcacaccggggagaggccattcgCCTGCTCCGTCTGCGGGAGGTCGTTCATCAGTTCCTCCCACCTCCTCACGCACCAGCGGATCCACACCGAGGAGAGGCCCTTCACCTGCTCCGTGTGTGGGAAGGGGTTCATTCACTCGTCCAGCCTCCTCACACACCAGCGGgatcacaccggggagaagccgttcATCTATTCTGTGTGCGGGAAGGGGTTTGGGAGTTCGTCCAGTCTATGGATTCACCGACGGATTCACAAGTGA